Proteins from a single region of Streptomyces glaucescens:
- a CDS encoding AEC family transporter yields MQGVLSGFAVIAVVIGVGYAIGRRGYLGGQGREVLTKLAFHVASPALLFTTLAGADLSVVFSTRLLVTALATAAVAGVFVAVGVVRRWGVGRTTIGALCAGYVNSGNLGIPIAVYVLGDASLVAPVLLFQLVGVTPVAVTILDLTTGGSKRPLWQRLVTPLRNPIALGSLAGVAVSAAGLRLPGPVMDPLTLIGNMSVPAVLLAFGISLRGSTLPLRGGEQAPVVLAVALKTVAQPLVAWALAAGVFGLRGAALLDVVVTSALPAAQNLYTYASTYRVGEVLAREAILLSTVVSVPGLVVVAAVLG; encoded by the coding sequence TGCAGGGGGTGCTGAGCGGCTTCGCGGTGATCGCGGTGGTGATCGGCGTCGGCTACGCCATCGGGCGGCGCGGCTACCTCGGCGGACAGGGCCGCGAGGTGCTGACCAAGCTCGCCTTCCACGTGGCGTCCCCCGCCCTGCTGTTCACCACGCTCGCGGGAGCCGACCTGTCCGTGGTGTTCTCGACCCGGCTGCTCGTCACCGCGCTCGCCACGGCCGCGGTGGCCGGGGTGTTCGTCGCGGTCGGCGTGGTCCGCCGCTGGGGCGTGGGCCGTACGACGATCGGCGCGCTGTGCGCCGGTTACGTCAACTCCGGCAACCTCGGCATCCCGATCGCGGTGTACGTCCTCGGCGATGCCTCACTCGTGGCGCCGGTGCTGCTGTTCCAGCTCGTCGGGGTGACGCCGGTCGCGGTGACGATCCTGGACCTGACGACGGGCGGGTCGAAACGGCCGCTGTGGCAGCGGCTGGTCACCCCGTTGCGCAACCCCATCGCGCTGGGCTCGCTGGCGGGCGTGGCGGTGTCGGCGGCGGGGCTGCGCCTGCCCGGGCCGGTGATGGACCCGCTGACCCTGATCGGCAACATGTCGGTCCCGGCGGTGCTGCTCGCCTTCGGCATCTCGCTGCGCGGCAGCACGCTGCCGCTGCGGGGCGGCGAGCAGGCCCCGGTGGTGCTGGCCGTGGCCCTCAAGACCGTCGCCCAGCCGCTGGTCGCCTGGGCACTGGCGGCCGGGGTGTTCGGGCTGCGGGGGGCCGCGCTGCTGGACGTGGTGGTGACGTCGGCCCTGCCCGCCGCGCAGAACCTGTACACGTACGCGAGCACCTACCGGGTGGGCGAGGTGC